One part of the Treponema peruense genome encodes these proteins:
- a CDS encoding NAD(P)-dependent oxidoreductase — protein MFLINTARGSVVDEKALVRALDEKWIKGAGIDVIEDELFFNLPAQVLNLYKF, from the coding sequence GTGTTTCTGATTAATACTGCACGAGGTTCTGTCGTTGACGAAAAAGCACTGGTTCGTGCCCTTGATGAAAAATGGATCAAGGGAGCCGGAATCGATGTTATCGAAGATGAATTATTTTTTAATTTACCTGCACAAGTTCTTAATTTGTACAAGTTTTAG
- a CDS encoding cytidylate kinase-like family protein codes for MENYTITVARGFGSGGKEIASRVAKDLGIHCYENRILTLASQMSGIDRQLFEEVNERLHSKKKGLSALLSGLPRRKNPEPEHRKFVSDDQLFEYEKQIIMELSKTESCVIVGKAADWILKDSERTFSIYIEAPRSFCRPRIMAKMGVTAETADISITETDKYRAEYYSYYTGGNYWTNPVNYDLTLNSARLGIDGCVKIIEQALHEKFPDIDIPERTVTGESIEANVD; via the coding sequence ATGGAAAATTATACAATTACAGTTGCCCGCGGATTCGGTTCCGGCGGAAAAGAAATTGCAAGCCGTGTTGCCAAAGATTTGGGTATTCATTGTTACGAAAACAGAATTCTCACACTTGCTTCACAGATGAGCGGAATAGACAGACAGCTTTTTGAAGAAGTCAACGAAAGGCTTCACAGCAAGAAAAAAGGACTTTCTGCACTTCTTTCAGGTCTTCCGCGCCGTAAAAACCCCGAACCCGAACACAGAAAGTTTGTTTCTGATGACCAGCTTTTTGAATATGAAAAACAGATTATCATGGAACTTTCAAAAACAGAAAGCTGCGTAATTGTAGGAAAAGCCGCCGACTGGATTCTTAAAGATTCAGAACGCACATTCAGCATTTATATTGAAGCACCAAGAAGTTTCTGCCGTCCCAGAATTATGGCAAAGATGGGCGTTACTGCCGAAACAGCAGATATTTCAATTACAGAAACAGACAAATACCGCGCAGAATACTACAGCTATTATACCGGCGGAAACTACTGGACAAATCCTGTAAACTACGATCTTACACTCAACAGTGCACGCCTTGGAATAGACGGTTGCGTAAAAATCATTGAGCAGGCTCTCCACGAAAAGTTCCCCGATATAGATATTCCGGAGCGTACTGTTACCGGTGAAAGCATCGAAGCCAATGTGGACTAA